CCTCCTGGATATGATGTTGATTGGCAGTCTGTTGAAGGGGCAAATTCAGACTCAACCCTTGTGTGCAAATTAAAGAAATCTCTCTATGGCTTAAAACAAGCATCAAGGCAATGGTACTTAAAATTATCAGAGGTGTTCTCAAAGGATTTGGTTTCCACAGTCTGCCTCTGACCACTCTTTCTTCTTCGAAAATGACAACATCAGCTTCTTTGGCATTGTAGTATATTGTTATAGTATATGTTAATGCTATTCTAGTTGCTACTACACATCTAGAAATGACTGAGGATTTCAAGACCTTTCTATCACAACATTTCAAGTTCAAAGACCTTGTAGCTCCCAAATACTTCCTTGGACTAGAGATTGCCAAGAAATAAGAAAGACATATGATATCTCAAAGGAAGTATACAATGGATTTATTGAGGGATGCAGGGATGCTTGGTTGTAAGCCCTCAACTGTGCCTATGGATCCCCTAAAGAAGTTGAAACTGGACTCAGGCACTCCTCTAAAAGATGCATCAAAGTATAGGAGACTCATTGGAAATTACTCTATCTCTGCATCACTAGGCCGGATGTCACCTATGCTGTGCATAAATTAAGTCAATATGTTTCAAACCCAAGTGTGATGAACATTAGGAAAGCAGCTGAAAAGGTCCTCAGATATTTGAAAAGTCACCTGGACATGGCTTATTCT
This Salvia splendens isolate huo1 unplaced genomic scaffold, SspV2 ctg760, whole genome shotgun sequence DNA region includes the following protein-coding sequences:
- the LOC121791269 gene encoding uncharacterized mitochondrial protein AtMg00810-like; amino-acid sequence: MDLLRDAGMLGCKPSTVPMDPLKKLKLDSGTPLKDASKYRRLIGNYSISASLGRMSPMLLGSMPRYKKKSMTEYCLFLGSSMISWKAKKKQTTISRSSAEAEYRAMDQATCE